A single Pseudomonas marvdashtae DNA region contains:
- a CDS encoding Hcp family type VI secretion system effector — protein sequence MAVDIFIKIGDIKGESMDKAHKDEIDVLNWSWGMSQTGNMHVGSGGGAGKVSIQDLSLTKYVDKASPNLMMHCASGKHVDKVKLTVRKAGGESQVEYMIINLEEVLITSLSTGGSGGDDRLTENVTLNFAKVMVDYQPQKADGTKEGGPVKFGWNIRQNVKV from the coding sequence ATGGCTGTTGATATTTTCATCAAGATCGGCGACATCAAGGGCGAGTCCATGGACAAGGCCCACAAGGACGAGATCGACGTCCTGAACTGGAGCTGGGGCATGTCCCAGACCGGCAACATGCATGTTGGCAGTGGCGGTGGTGCGGGCAAGGTGAGCATCCAGGACCTGTCGCTGACCAAGTACGTCGACAAGGCATCGCCGAACCTGATGATGCACTGCGCCAGCGGCAAGCACGTCGATAAGGTCAAGCTGACCGTGCGCAAGGCCGGTGGCGAAAGCCAGGTCGAGTACATGATCATCAACCTGGAAGAAGTGCTGATCACGTCCCTGAGCACTGGCGGTTCGGGCGGCGATGATCGCCTGACCGAAAACGTCACCCTGAACTTCGCCAAGGTGATGGTGGACTACCAGCCGCAGAAAGCCGACGGCACCAAGGAAGGCGGGCCGGTCAAGTTCGGCTGGAACATCCGTCAGAACGTCAAGGTGTAA
- the tagH gene encoding type VI secretion system-associated FHA domain protein TagH — protein sequence MPLCLTITSYHKITPGQCSEKTLDQGMMAIGRSSDNDWVLPDPERLVSGKHCVIQYKDGRYYLTDNSTNGVELVKAGIRLRKGNSEPLQDGEIIRIGDYEIQARVDFNLPVTDSNPFAEAPSSFEALMGRQSAPVNSPSPMPVSVPAQFQGVSAMDTLPDLFDFLAPTSVPPAPQPDHVPAEQHDFRPPTPVPRPSPPPVVEPVAMTSAPVIPDDWDLFSDKPAPMPVAPIAVAPQPVVEPVAVPPAPLAEASSPVEPAPVREAPITPIDAPQPDLLQAFLRGAGLDQLRLDKAQAEAQMESIGRSYRLMVEGLIDVLRARSSLKGEFRIQQTMIQPVENNPLKFAPNVDEALLLLLRHGNQAFMAPDVAVRDSFDDLRAHQLAVMAGVEAAIKHLLARFEPAQLEARMGKPGGLSGIFSGSRQAQYWQQFTELYSNISREAQEDFQDLFGREFSRAYEEHSTRQRRP from the coding sequence ATGCCGCTGTGTTTGACTATCACTAGTTATCACAAGATTACCCCCGGCCAGTGTTCTGAAAAGACGCTGGACCAGGGAATGATGGCAATTGGCCGTAGTTCCGATAATGACTGGGTATTGCCGGATCCGGAGCGTTTGGTCTCGGGTAAACATTGCGTTATCCAATACAAGGACGGACGTTATTACCTGACCGATAACAGTACTAACGGTGTGGAATTGGTCAAGGCCGGTATTCGCCTGCGCAAAGGAAACAGCGAGCCGCTGCAGGATGGCGAAATAATCCGCATTGGCGACTATGAGATTCAGGCGCGGGTGGACTTCAACCTGCCGGTGACCGACAGCAATCCGTTTGCCGAAGCGCCCAGCAGTTTCGAAGCCTTGATGGGACGCCAGAGTGCTCCAGTGAACTCGCCGTCGCCGATGCCCGTGTCCGTGCCCGCGCAATTCCAAGGCGTGTCGGCCATGGACACGCTGCCTGATTTGTTCGACTTCCTTGCCCCGACCAGCGTCCCCCCAGCCCCTCAGCCTGACCATGTGCCGGCCGAGCAGCATGATTTTCGTCCGCCTACACCAGTTCCCCGCCCAAGCCCGCCGCCAGTGGTTGAGCCCGTGGCAATGACGTCTGCTCCAGTGATCCCGGATGACTGGGACCTGTTCAGCGACAAGCCCGCACCGATGCCGGTGGCGCCCATCGCCGTCGCGCCGCAGCCGGTGGTTGAGCCCGTTGCCGTGCCGCCAGCTCCACTGGCTGAAGCCAGCTCGCCAGTCGAGCCTGCGCCTGTGCGCGAAGCGCCGATTACTCCCATTGATGCTCCCCAGCCGGACTTGCTGCAAGCCTTCCTGCGCGGCGCCGGACTGGATCAGTTGCGATTGGACAAGGCCCAGGCCGAAGCGCAGATGGAAAGCATCGGACGTAGCTATCGGCTGATGGTCGAGGGACTGATCGATGTACTGCGCGCCCGTAGCAGCCTCAAAGGCGAGTTCCGCATCCAGCAGACGATGATCCAGCCGGTGGAAAACAACCCGTTGAAGTTCGCTCCCAATGTCGACGAGGCGCTGCTGTTGCTGTTGCGCCACGGCAACCAGGCGTTCATGGCCCCGGACGTGGCGGTACGCGACAGTTTCGATGATCTGCGTGCCCATCAACTGGCGGTGATGGCCGGCGTGGAAGCGGCGATCAAACACCTGCTGGCGCGTTTTGAGCCGGCGCAGTTGGAGGCGCGCATGGGCAAGCCCGGCGGACTGTCGGGTATTTTCAGCGGTTCGCGACAGGCCCAGTACTGGCAGCAATTCACTGAGCTCTACAGCAACATCTCCCGCGAGGCCCAGGAAGATTTCCAGGACCTGTTCGGTCGTGAATTCAGCCGTGCCTACGAAGAACACAGCACACGACAGCGACGCCCTTGA
- the tssC gene encoding type VI secretion system contractile sheath large subunit encodes MNDLVRDNQPQNLGATEETSEFASLLMQEFKPKTERAREAVETAVRTLAEQALAQTDLVSNDAIKSIESIIAAIDAKLTAQVNQVIHHPDFQQLESAWRGLHYLVNNTETDEQLKIRVLNVSKTDLHKTLKKFKGTAWDQSPIFKKMYEEEYGQFGGEPYGCLVGDYYFDQSPPDVELLGELSKVCAAMHAPFIAAASPTVMGMGSWQELSNPRDLTKIFTTPEYAGWRSLRESEDSRYIGLTMPRFLARLPYGAKTDPVEAFAFEESTDGADSSKYTWANAAYAMAVNINRSFKHFGWCSRIRGVESGGEVENLPAHTFPTDDGGVDMKCPTEIAISDRREAELAKNGFMPLLHKKNTDFAAFIGAQSLQKPAEYDDPDATANANLAARLPYLFATCRFAHYLKCIVRDKIGSFKEKDEMQRWLQDWILNYVDGDPAHSTETTKAQHPLAAAEVIVEEVEGNPGYYNSKFYLRPHYQLEGLTVSLRLVSKLPSAKGA; translated from the coding sequence ATGAACGATTTGGTACGCGACAATCAGCCCCAGAACCTGGGCGCCACCGAAGAAACCAGCGAGTTCGCCTCGCTGTTGATGCAAGAATTCAAACCCAAGACCGAGCGCGCCCGCGAAGCGGTCGAGACCGCCGTGCGGACCTTGGCCGAACAGGCTCTGGCGCAGACCGACCTGGTGTCCAACGACGCCATCAAGTCGATCGAGTCGATCATCGCCGCCATCGACGCCAAGCTCACCGCCCAGGTCAACCAAGTCATCCACCACCCCGACTTCCAGCAACTGGAAAGCGCCTGGCGTGGCCTGCACTACCTGGTCAACAACACCGAGACCGATGAGCAGCTCAAGATTCGCGTGCTCAACGTCTCCAAGACCGACCTGCACAAGACCCTGAAGAAATTCAAGGGCACCGCGTGGGACCAGAGCCCGATCTTCAAGAAGATGTACGAAGAAGAATACGGCCAGTTCGGCGGCGAGCCTTACGGCTGCCTGGTCGGCGACTACTACTTCGACCAGTCCCCGCCGGACGTGGAACTGCTGGGCGAGCTGTCGAAAGTCTGCGCCGCCATGCACGCACCATTCATTGCCGCCGCCTCGCCGACCGTGATGGGCATGGGCTCGTGGCAGGAACTGTCGAACCCGCGCGACCTGACCAAGATCTTCACCACCCCGGAATACGCCGGCTGGCGTTCGCTGCGCGAATCGGAAGACTCGCGCTACATCGGCCTGACCATGCCACGTTTCCTGGCACGCCTGCCGTACGGCGCCAAGACCGACCCGGTGGAAGCCTTCGCTTTCGAAGAAAGCACCGACGGTGCCGACAGCTCCAAATACACCTGGGCCAACGCTGCCTACGCGATGGCAGTGAACATCAACCGTTCGTTCAAACACTTCGGCTGGTGCTCGCGCATCCGTGGCGTGGAGTCGGGCGGTGAAGTAGAGAACCTGCCGGCCCACACCTTCCCGACCGATGACGGCGGCGTGGACATGAAGTGCCCGACCGAGATCGCCATTTCGGACCGCCGTGAAGCGGAACTGGCGAAGAACGGTTTCATGCCGCTGCTGCACAAGAAAAACACCGACTTCGCCGCGTTCATCGGCGCCCAGTCGTTGCAAAAGCCAGCCGAATACGACGACCCGGACGCCACCGCCAACGCCAACCTGGCCGCGCGCCTGCCGTACCTGTTCGCCACCTGCCGCTTCGCCCATTACCTGAAGTGCATCGTGCGCGACAAGATCGGTTCCTTCAAAGAGAAGGACGAGATGCAGCGCTGGTTGCAGGACTGGATCCTCAACTACGTCGACGGCGACCCGGCGCACTCCACCGAGACCACCAAGGCCCAGCATCCATTGGCTGCCGCTGAAGTGATCGTCGAAGAAGTCGAAGGCAACCCGGGGTACTACAACTCCAAGTTCTACCTGCGCCCGCACTACCAGCTCGAAGGGCTGACCGTGTCGCTGCGCCTGGTATCGAAACTGCCGTCGGCCAAGGGCGCATAA
- the tssA gene encoding type VI secretion system protein TssA, with protein sequence MDVPLLLAAVSANSPCGEDLEYDADFLRLERDSRGQPERSMGDSILPAEPPEWRSIQQQSLDLLQRSKDLRITHFLLQSSLALEGIPGLARVLTLISELLKQYWADLHPRLDADDDNDPTVRINALAGLTSDVTIRLLRESILARSRTFGAVSLRAAANASGLQSFADESLGAEQLAGALLDSDPEQLEVIRAALLEARSAAEAIEQQVSDQVGSAQGVDLGPLKQPLKMALQILGQFAPQSGDGALADPVEPDSAAPVEYASAPSAPRSTVPGEINNRDDVLRSLDRILAYYTRHEPSSPLPVLLNRAKNLVHADFAAIVRNLIPDGMSQFENLRGPDSE encoded by the coding sequence GTGGATGTGCCTTTGTTGCTCGCCGCCGTTTCCGCGAATTCGCCTTGCGGTGAAGACTTGGAATATGACGCGGATTTCTTGCGCCTGGAACGCGATTCCCGAGGCCAGCCCGAGCGCAGCATGGGCGACTCGATCCTGCCGGCCGAACCCCCTGAATGGCGCAGCATCCAGCAGCAAAGCCTGGACCTGCTGCAACGCAGCAAAGACCTGCGCATCACCCATTTCCTGTTGCAAAGCTCCCTGGCCCTGGAAGGCATTCCCGGCCTTGCCCGCGTATTGACGTTGATCAGCGAATTGCTCAAGCAATACTGGGCCGACCTGCATCCACGCCTGGATGCTGATGACGACAACGATCCTACCGTGCGCATCAATGCCCTCGCCGGCCTGACGTCGGACGTCACCATTCGCCTGCTGCGCGAAAGCATCCTGGCCCGCTCCCGGACCTTTGGTGCCGTCAGCCTGCGCGCCGCCGCCAACGCCAGCGGCCTGCAAAGTTTTGCCGATGAAAGCCTTGGTGCCGAGCAGCTCGCCGGCGCCCTGCTCGACAGCGATCCCGAGCAGTTGGAAGTCATCCGCGCCGCCCTGCTGGAAGCCCGCAGCGCCGCCGAAGCCATTGAACAGCAGGTCAGCGACCAGGTCGGTTCCGCCCAAGGCGTGGACCTCGGCCCGTTGAAACAGCCGCTGAAAATGGCCTTGCAGATTCTCGGTCAGTTCGCCCCGCAGAGCGGCGACGGCGCTTTGGCTGATCCTGTCGAACCAGACAGCGCCGCGCCGGTTGAATACGCCAGCGCCCCCAGCGCGCCGCGCAGTACCGTCCCGGGAGAAATCAACAACCGCGACGACGTCTTGCGCAGCCTGGATCGGATCCTCGCGTACTACACCCGTCATGAGCCCTCCAGCCCGCTGCCGGTGCTGTTGAATCGGGCCAAGAATCTGGTGCACGCCGACTTCGCGGCCATCGTGCGCAACCTGATTCCCGACGGCATGAGTCAATTTGAAAACCTGCGCGGCCCAGATAGCGAATAA
- the tssB gene encoding type VI secretion system contractile sheath small subunit — MAKQSSQKFIARNRAPRVQIEYDVELYGAEKKVQLPFVMGVMADLAGKPAEPLAPVADRKFLEIDVDNFDSRLKAMQPRVAFHVPNELTGEGNLSLDLTFESMDDFSPAAVARKIDSLNKLLEARTQLANLLTYMDGKTGAEEIIMKAIKDPALLQALASAPKPADAEPKA, encoded by the coding sequence GTGGCGAAGCAAAGTTCTCAGAAATTCATCGCGCGCAACCGCGCGCCTCGAGTGCAGATCGAGTACGACGTCGAGCTCTACGGCGCCGAGAAGAAGGTCCAGTTGCCCTTCGTCATGGGGGTGATGGCCGACCTCGCCGGCAAGCCTGCCGAGCCTCTGGCACCCGTGGCCGACCGCAAGTTCCTCGAGATCGACGTCGACAATTTCGACTCGCGCCTCAAGGCCATGCAACCTCGCGTGGCGTTCCACGTGCCGAACGAACTGACTGGCGAAGGCAACCTGAGCCTGGACCTGACCTTCGAAAGCATGGACGACTTCAGCCCTGCGGCCGTGGCTCGCAAGATCGATTCGCTGAACAAGCTGCTCGAAGCGCGCACCCAACTGGCCAACCTGCTGACCTACATGGACGGCAAGACCGGTGCCGAGGAAATCATCATGAAGGCGATCAAGGACCCAGCGCTGTTGCAAGCCCTGGCGAGCGCGCCGAAGCCCGCCGACGCTGAGCCCAAGGCTTAA
- the tssJ gene encoding type VI secretion system lipoprotein TssJ, with the protein MIPRFLLVVATALLLTACAKDAAAPEPEEAQADTAAVELHFHAISGLNPGATGQPAPVRVRIFELKNAATFGRADYFALAERAQATLGTDLIDQDEVLIQPNQQLSLQRDLDPATRHIGILVGYRELDQSLWRTVMNVPARQYTEYQISLDVRAVRSAVVVPPSSPAQ; encoded by the coding sequence ATGATTCCCAGGTTTTTACTCGTCGTCGCCACAGCGCTGCTGCTGACGGCGTGCGCCAAGGATGCGGCCGCACCCGAGCCCGAAGAGGCCCAGGCCGATACCGCGGCGGTCGAGCTGCACTTTCACGCCATCTCCGGCCTCAACCCCGGCGCCACTGGCCAGCCGGCACCGGTCCGGGTGCGTATCTTCGAGCTCAAGAATGCCGCGACCTTCGGCCGTGCCGATTATTTCGCCTTGGCCGAACGGGCCCAGGCAACGCTGGGCACCGACCTGATCGACCAGGACGAAGTACTGATCCAGCCCAACCAACAGTTGAGCCTGCAACGCGACCTCGACCCGGCCACCCGTCACATTGGAATACTGGTGGGCTATCGCGAGCTGGACCAGTCGCTGTGGCGCACGGTGATGAATGTCCCGGCGCGCCAATACACCGAATACCAGATCAGCCTCGACGTGCGCGCCGTACGCAGCGCCGTTGTCGTCCCCCCATCCAGCCCTGCCCAATAA